From Solibaculum mannosilyticum:
TGTTCGCTGCAAGATCCGCAATGTCATCGCCGGTTCGGTGGTGGAGCGCACCTTCAGCCCTACTGATAAATTCCCGACCGCATTTGTGGAGCGCAAACCCATGCAGTATCTGTACAGCGACGGCTCCCTTTACTATTTTATGGACAATGAAACCTATGAGCAGATCCCGATCAATGAGTCGGAACTGGATGATAACTTCAAGTTTGTGAAGGAAAATATGGAATGCACCGTCCTTTCCTATAAAGGCAATGTGTTCGGCGTCCAGCCCCCCAATTTTGTTGAGCTTCAGGTCACTGAGACTGAGCCGGGCTTTAAGGGCGACACCGCCACTAACGTTACCAAACCCGCTACTTTGGAAACCGGCGCTGAGATCCGTGTGCCGCTGTTCATCGACGAGGGCGAGATGATCCGCATCGATACCCGTACCGGCGAGTATATGGAGAGAGCATAAGGACGATACTAGAATTTGTATCCCATATCGCAGGCAAAGAGCCTGTGAATTCAGGATAAAAAAGGAGGGGCAGTATGACTGTCACAGAGAAGGTAGCCTATTTGAAAGGCTTGATCGATGCATCTGAACTGAAAGAGGATACCAAAGAGGCTCGTTTGTTCAAGGCCATCTCGGATGTCCTGGACGATATCGCTTTGACGGTAACCGATCTGGAGGATGCCTATTCGGAGCTTTCCGAGCAGATTGACGCTGTGGATGAAGACTTGGATTCCATTGAGCAGGACTTCTACGGCGACGATGATGACGATGAAGAGGACGACGAAGAAGATTTCGTCGAAGTCACATGTCCCGCCTGCGGCGACACCATTTGCCTGGATGAAGAGACCATCATGGCCGGTT
This genomic window contains:
- the efp gene encoding elongation factor P, whose translation is MVTAGDFRNGVTFEMDGNVYQIIEFQHVKPGKGAAFVRCKIRNVIAGSVVERTFSPTDKFPTAFVERKPMQYLYSDGSLYYFMDNETYEQIPINESELDDNFKFVKENMECTVLSYKGNVFGVQPPNFVELQVTETEPGFKGDTATNVTKPATLETGAEIRVPLFIDEGEMIRIDTRTGEYMERA
- a CDS encoding CD1247 N-terminal domain-containing protein, giving the protein MTVTEKVAYLKGLIDASELKEDTKEARLFKAISDVLDDIALTVTDLEDAYSELSEQIDAVDEDLDSIEQDFYGDDDDDEEDDEEDFVEVTCPACGDTICLDEETIMAGSLECPNCGEMLEFDIHYADDDECGCGHCCDEEESEDQED